A stretch of the Rosa rugosa chromosome 5, drRosRugo1.1, whole genome shotgun sequence genome encodes the following:
- the LOC133709756 gene encoding PH, RCC1 and FYVE domains-containing protein 1-like isoform X4, protein MAMASPQRIGPADRDIDQAIAALKKGATLLKYGRRGKPKFCPFRLSNDEALLIWYSGKEEKHVRLSHVTTIIPGQRTAIFQRYPRPEKEYQSFSLLYNDRSLDLICKDKDEAEVWFVGLKALITRGSYRHFRSESRSDNSVSTDTPLAHTRRSSPSIAPFTCDAAGDTEGLPLETAPTNRLGRAFADIISYTDATKTQAESPPISSLSPASVDNSNGRSSTSEAIRISLSSAVSSSSQGSCPDDFDALGDVFIWGESINGGVLGGNVDRIGRSVSSSMDALLPKALESTVVIDAHGIACGTRHIALVTRQGEIFSWGEESGGRLGHGVGADVSHPKLIGTLSGMNVELVACGEYHTCAVTISGELYTWGDGTNNFGLLGHGREVSHWIPKKISGHMEGIHISYISCGLWHTAAVTSAGRLFTFGDGSFGALGHGDHSSTSTPREVETLRGLRTARVACGAWHTAAVVAIIKESYMSEDSGNSAFGKLYTWGDGDKGRLGHGDEVSRLAPECVAALVNKNFCQVACGHSLTVALTTSGHVYTMGSAACGQLGNPSADGKVPTRVEGTIADSFVEEIACGSCHVAVLTSKTEVYTWGRGSNGQLGHGDNDNRKTPTLVEFMKDKQVKSVVCGSNLTAVICLHKWASGADHSVCSNCHNPFGFRRKRHNCYNCGLVFCKACSSKKVLRAALAPNVNKPYRVCDDCYTKLKKAAEASSVVRNPKIRSGHVHHKSCETADKETLMPMLRATLSRISSFGSGNHTESKIPKPERKPEARDNRVFPMLNGHLQLGAFTLSKASTSLDGDPGKFMSASMPTSRKSSVFASPVSGKSSPRQSSEDILEDPKLVNGSLSREIISLRAQVEDLTFKSQRLEAELQRTLKKLNEVSAVATDEAEKCKSAKEVINSLTAQLKEMAERMPEGHVASCNAGSTPHAITFVNQLSKENPQTNMTTPQMESNGNSMDRILGNGTKSQSGKVERVLQDEPGVYITLCSLPGGGNELRRVRFSRRHFTEEAAERWWADNGAMLCERHNIQSAE, encoded by the exons ATGGCTATGGCTAGTCCTCAGAGAATCGGTCCGGCCGACAGGGATATCGACCAG GCCATAGCGGCGCTTAAGAAAGGCGCGACTTTGTTAAAATACGGGCGCAGAGGGAAGCCGAAATTCTGCCCTTTCCGGCTTTCTAAT gaTGAGGCTTTACTGATATGGTACTCTGGAAAAGAAGAGAAACATGTTAGACTTAGTCATGTTACTACCATTATTCCTGGGCAGCGTACT GCAATATTTCAGCGGTATCCACGACCAGAAAAGGAGTACCAatcattttctcttctttacAATGATAGATCCTTGGACTTG ATATGTAAAGACAAGGATGAGGCTGAAGTTTGGTTTGTTGGTCTTAAGGCATTAATTACTCGAGGTTCCTACCGGCATTTTAGAAGTGAGTCAAGAAGTGACAACAGTGTATCAACAGATACCCCCCTTGCTCATACTCGAAGAAGTTCTCCATCAATCGCACCATTCACCTGT GATGCTGCAGGAGATACTGAGGGACTTCCTTTGGAGACTGCCCCAACAAATAGATTAGGAAGGGCATTTGCTGACATAATATCATATACTGATGCTACCAAGACTCAAGCTGAGTCACCTCCTATTTCCTCATTATCACCTGCATCTGTAGATAATTCAAATGGTCGAAGTTCCACATCTGAAGCAATTCGAATTAGTTTATCTAGTGCCGTAAGCTCATCAAGTCAAGGTTCTTGTCCAGATGACTTTGATGCTTTAGGAGATGTTTTTATTTGGGGTGAAAGTATTAATGGTGGAGTACTAGGAGGCAATGTAGATAGAATAGGAAGATCAGTTTCTTCCAGTATGGATGCTCTCCTGCCCAAGGCATTGGAATCAACAGTGGTCATAGATGCTCATGGAATTGCTTGTGGTACCAGACATATTGCACTGGTCACCAGGCAAGGGGAAATTTTCAGTTGGGGAGAGGAGTCAGGAGGCAGGCTGGGTCATGGTGTAGGAGCAGATGTTTCCCACCCTAAGCTCATTGGCACTCTTAGTGGCATGAATGTTGAATTAGTTGCTTGTGGGGAGTATCATACCTGTGCTGTTACAATTTCTGGAGAGCTCTATACATGGGGTGATGGCACTAATAATTTTGGTCTACTTGGACATGGACGTGAAGTTAGTCACTGGATTCCCAAAAAGATAAGTGGTCATATGGAAGGTATACACATATCCTATATCTCTTGCGGACTGTGGCATACAGCTGCTGTGACCTCAGCTGGTCGGTTATTTACATTTGGGGATGGTTCTTTTGGTGCTTTAGGCCATGGAGATCATAGTAGCACAAGTACTCCACGAGAGGTGGAAACTTTGAGAGGGCTGAGAACAGCAAGGGTTGCTTGTGGCGCTTGGCACACTGCTGCAGTTGTTGCAATAATAAAGGAATCATATATGTCTGAGGATTCTGGTAACTCTGCTTTTGGAAAGCTGTACACCTGGGGCGATGGAGATAAAGGCCGACTTGGACATGGCGATGAAGTTTCTAGACTAGCTCCTGAATGTGTAGCTGCATTGGTTAATAAAAATTTCTGTCAAGTAGCATGTGGGCATAGTCTCACAGTTGCCCTTACAACATCAGGACATGTATATACAATGGGAAGCGCTGCTTGTGGACAGCTTGGCAATCCTTCAGCTGATGGAAAAGTTCCCACTCGTGTTGAAGGTACAATTGCAGATAGCTTCGTCGAAGAAATTGCCTGTGGTTCTTGTCATGTGGCAGTTTTGACTTCCAAGACAGAGGTTTATACTTGGGGAAGGGGTTCAAATGGGCAATTAGGACACGGAGACAATGATAATAGAAAGACACCTACTCTCGTTGAATTTATGAAGGATAAACAAGTAAAGAGTGTAGTATGTGGTTCAAACCTTACTGCAGTCATTTGTCTTCATAAATGGGCATCTGGTGCTGACCATTCCGTTTGCTCTAATTGTCATAATCCCTTTGGTTTCAGAAGAAAACGTCATAATTGTTATAATTGTGGGTTAGTTTTCTGTAAAGCATGCAGCAGCAAGAAAGTTCTGAGAGCTGCCTTGGCTCCAAATGTGAACAAGCCCTATCGGGTGTGTGATGATTGTTATACTAAACTAAAGAAAGCTGCAGAAGCTAGTTCTGTTGTACGAAATCCCAAAATTAGAAGTGGACATGTACACCATAAATCCTGTGAGACGGCAGACAAAGAGACTCTAATGCCTATGTTACGGGCAACACTGTCCAGAATTTCATCCTTTGGCTCAGGCAACCATACTGAAAGCAAGATTCCTAAGCCTGAAAGAAAACCAGAAGCGCGTGATAATCGTGTCTTTCCAATGCTAAATGGACATTTGCAGTTAGGGGCCTTTACTTTGTCAAAAGCATCAACTTCCCTTGATGGAGATCCAGGAAAGTTCATGTCAGCGTCCATGCCTACTTCCAGAAAGTCTTCTGTGTTTGCATCTCCTGTTTCAGGAAAGTCAAGCCCACGTCAGTCTTCTGAAGACATTCTTGAGGACCCAAAGTTAGTAAATGGAAGTTTGAGCCGAGAAATTATCAGTTTAAGGGCACAG GTAGAAGACCTTACTTTCAAATCCCAACGACTTGAAGCTGAACTTCAAAGAACATTAAAGAAATTGAACGAGGTCTCTGCAGTAGCTACCGATGAAGCTGAAAAATGCAAATCTGCAAAGGAAGTTATCAATTCTCTAACTGCTCAG TTGAAGGAGATGGCTGAAAGAATGCCAGAAGGACATGTTGCAAGTTGCAATGCAGGTTCAACTCCTCATGCCATCACTTTTGTAAATCAGTTATCCAAAGAGAACCCTCAGACAAATATGACTACTCCTCAAATGGAGTCCAATGGCAATTCAATGGATCGGATCTTAGGGAATGGAACTAAATCACAGAGTGGAAAGGTAGAGCGAGTTCTACAAGATGAACCTGGTGTCTATATAACTTTATGCTCCTTGCCGGGCGGTGGTAATGAACTCAGACGTGTTCGCTTCAG TCGGAGACATTTCACTGAAGAAGCAGCAGAGAGATGGTGGGCAGATAATGGCGCAATGTTGTGCGAGCGGCACAATATACAAAGTGCAGAGTAG
- the LOC133709756 gene encoding PH, RCC1 and FYVE domains-containing protein 1-like isoform X2, producing the protein MAMASPQRIGPADRDIDQAIAALKKGATLLKYGRRGKPKFCPFRLSNDEALLIWYSGKEEKHVRLSHVTTIIPGQRTAIFQRYPRPEKEYQSFSLLYNDRSLDLICKDKDEAEVWFVGLKALITRGSYRHFRSESRSDNSVSTDTPLAHTRRSSPSIAPFTCDAAGDTEGLPLETAPTNRLGRAFADIISYTDATKTQAESPPISSLSPASVDNSNGRSSTSEAIRISLSSAVSSSSQGSCPDDFDALGDVFIWGESINGGVLGGNVDRIGRSVSSSMDALLPKALESTVVIDAHGIACGTRHIALVTRQGEIFSWGEESGGRLGHGVGADVSHPKLIGTLSGMNVELVACGEYHTCAVTISGELYTWGDGTNNFGLLGHGREVSHWIPKKISGHMEGIHISYISCGLWHTAAVTSAGRLFTFGDGSFGALGHGDHSSTSTPREVETLRGLRTARVACGAWHTAAVVAIIKESYMSEDSGNSAFGKLYTWGDGDKGRLGHGDEVSRLAPECVAALVNKNFCQVACGHSLTVALTTSGHVYTMGSAACGQLGNPSADGKVPTRVEGTIADSFVEEIACGSCHVAVLTSKTEVYTWGRGSNGQLGHGDNDNRKTPTLVEFMKDKQVKSVVCGSNLTAVICLHKWASGADHSVCSNCHNPFGFRRKRHNCYNCGLVFCKACSSKKVLRAALAPNVNKPYRVCDDCYTKLKKAAEASSVVRNPKIRSGHVHHKSCETADKETLMPMLRATLSRISSFGSGNHTESKIPKPERKPEARDNRVFPMLNGHLQLGAFTLSKASTSLDGDPGKFMSASMPTSRKSSVFASPVSGKSSPRQSSEDILEDPKLVNGSLSREIISLRAQKTMQVEDLTFKSQRLEAELQRTLKKLNEVSAVATDEAEKCKSAKEVINSLTAQLKEMAERMPEGHVASCNAGSTPHAITFVNQLSKENPQTNMTTPQMESNGNSMDRILGNGTKSQSGKVERVLQDEPGVYITLCSLPGGGNELRRVRFSRRHFTEEAAERWWADNGAMLCERHNIQSAE; encoded by the exons ATGGCTATGGCTAGTCCTCAGAGAATCGGTCCGGCCGACAGGGATATCGACCAG GCCATAGCGGCGCTTAAGAAAGGCGCGACTTTGTTAAAATACGGGCGCAGAGGGAAGCCGAAATTCTGCCCTTTCCGGCTTTCTAAT gaTGAGGCTTTACTGATATGGTACTCTGGAAAAGAAGAGAAACATGTTAGACTTAGTCATGTTACTACCATTATTCCTGGGCAGCGTACT GCAATATTTCAGCGGTATCCACGACCAGAAAAGGAGTACCAatcattttctcttctttacAATGATAGATCCTTGGACTTG ATATGTAAAGACAAGGATGAGGCTGAAGTTTGGTTTGTTGGTCTTAAGGCATTAATTACTCGAGGTTCCTACCGGCATTTTAGAAGTGAGTCAAGAAGTGACAACAGTGTATCAACAGATACCCCCCTTGCTCATACTCGAAGAAGTTCTCCATCAATCGCACCATTCACCTGT GATGCTGCAGGAGATACTGAGGGACTTCCTTTGGAGACTGCCCCAACAAATAGATTAGGAAGGGCATTTGCTGACATAATATCATATACTGATGCTACCAAGACTCAAGCTGAGTCACCTCCTATTTCCTCATTATCACCTGCATCTGTAGATAATTCAAATGGTCGAAGTTCCACATCTGAAGCAATTCGAATTAGTTTATCTAGTGCCGTAAGCTCATCAAGTCAAGGTTCTTGTCCAGATGACTTTGATGCTTTAGGAGATGTTTTTATTTGGGGTGAAAGTATTAATGGTGGAGTACTAGGAGGCAATGTAGATAGAATAGGAAGATCAGTTTCTTCCAGTATGGATGCTCTCCTGCCCAAGGCATTGGAATCAACAGTGGTCATAGATGCTCATGGAATTGCTTGTGGTACCAGACATATTGCACTGGTCACCAGGCAAGGGGAAATTTTCAGTTGGGGAGAGGAGTCAGGAGGCAGGCTGGGTCATGGTGTAGGAGCAGATGTTTCCCACCCTAAGCTCATTGGCACTCTTAGTGGCATGAATGTTGAATTAGTTGCTTGTGGGGAGTATCATACCTGTGCTGTTACAATTTCTGGAGAGCTCTATACATGGGGTGATGGCACTAATAATTTTGGTCTACTTGGACATGGACGTGAAGTTAGTCACTGGATTCCCAAAAAGATAAGTGGTCATATGGAAGGTATACACATATCCTATATCTCTTGCGGACTGTGGCATACAGCTGCTGTGACCTCAGCTGGTCGGTTATTTACATTTGGGGATGGTTCTTTTGGTGCTTTAGGCCATGGAGATCATAGTAGCACAAGTACTCCACGAGAGGTGGAAACTTTGAGAGGGCTGAGAACAGCAAGGGTTGCTTGTGGCGCTTGGCACACTGCTGCAGTTGTTGCAATAATAAAGGAATCATATATGTCTGAGGATTCTGGTAACTCTGCTTTTGGAAAGCTGTACACCTGGGGCGATGGAGATAAAGGCCGACTTGGACATGGCGATGAAGTTTCTAGACTAGCTCCTGAATGTGTAGCTGCATTGGTTAATAAAAATTTCTGTCAAGTAGCATGTGGGCATAGTCTCACAGTTGCCCTTACAACATCAGGACATGTATATACAATGGGAAGCGCTGCTTGTGGACAGCTTGGCAATCCTTCAGCTGATGGAAAAGTTCCCACTCGTGTTGAAGGTACAATTGCAGATAGCTTCGTCGAAGAAATTGCCTGTGGTTCTTGTCATGTGGCAGTTTTGACTTCCAAGACAGAGGTTTATACTTGGGGAAGGGGTTCAAATGGGCAATTAGGACACGGAGACAATGATAATAGAAAGACACCTACTCTCGTTGAATTTATGAAGGATAAACAAGTAAAGAGTGTAGTATGTGGTTCAAACCTTACTGCAGTCATTTGTCTTCATAAATGGGCATCTGGTGCTGACCATTCCGTTTGCTCTAATTGTCATAATCCCTTTGGTTTCAGAAGAAAACGTCATAATTGTTATAATTGTGGGTTAGTTTTCTGTAAAGCATGCAGCAGCAAGAAAGTTCTGAGAGCTGCCTTGGCTCCAAATGTGAACAAGCCCTATCGGGTGTGTGATGATTGTTATACTAAACTAAAGAAAGCTGCAGAAGCTAGTTCTGTTGTACGAAATCCCAAAATTAGAAGTGGACATGTACACCATAAATCCTGTGAGACGGCAGACAAAGAGACTCTAATGCCTATGTTACGGGCAACACTGTCCAGAATTTCATCCTTTGGCTCAGGCAACCATACTGAAAGCAAGATTCCTAAGCCTGAAAGAAAACCAGAAGCGCGTGATAATCGTGTCTTTCCAATGCTAAATGGACATTTGCAGTTAGGGGCCTTTACTTTGTCAAAAGCATCAACTTCCCTTGATGGAGATCCAGGAAAGTTCATGTCAGCGTCCATGCCTACTTCCAGAAAGTCTTCTGTGTTTGCATCTCCTGTTTCAGGAAAGTCAAGCCCACGTCAGTCTTCTGAAGACATTCTTGAGGACCCAAAGTTAGTAAATGGAAGTTTGAGCCGAGAAATTATCAGTTTAAGGGCACAG AAAACTATGCAGGTAGAAGACCTTACTTTCAAATCCCAACGACTTGAAGCTGAACTTCAAAGAACATTAAAGAAATTGAACGAGGTCTCTGCAGTAGCTACCGATGAAGCTGAAAAATGCAAATCTGCAAAGGAAGTTATCAATTCTCTAACTGCTCAG TTGAAGGAGATGGCTGAAAGAATGCCAGAAGGACATGTTGCAAGTTGCAATGCAGGTTCAACTCCTCATGCCATCACTTTTGTAAATCAGTTATCCAAAGAGAACCCTCAGACAAATATGACTACTCCTCAAATGGAGTCCAATGGCAATTCAATGGATCGGATCTTAGGGAATGGAACTAAATCACAGAGTGGAAAGGTAGAGCGAGTTCTACAAGATGAACCTGGTGTCTATATAACTTTATGCTCCTTGCCGGGCGGTGGTAATGAACTCAGACGTGTTCGCTTCAG TCGGAGACATTTCACTGAAGAAGCAGCAGAGAGATGGTGGGCAGATAATGGCGCAATGTTGTGCGAGCGGCACAATATACAAAGTGCAGAGTAG
- the LOC133709756 gene encoding PH, RCC1 and FYVE domains-containing protein 1-like isoform X3, producing MAMASPQRIGPADRDIDQAIAALKKGATLLKYGRRGKPKFCPFRLSNDEALLIWYSGKEEKHVRLSHVTTIIPGQRTAIFQRYPRPEKEYQSFSLLYNDRSLDLICKDKDEAEVWFVGLKALITRGSYRHFRSESRSDNSVSTDTPLAHTRRSSPSIAPFTCTQQDAAGDTEGLPLETAPTNRLGRAFADIISYTDATKTQAESPPISSLSPASVDNSNGRSSTSEAIRISLSSAVSSSSQGSCPDDFDALGDVFIWGESINGGVLGGNVDRIGRSVSSSMDALLPKALESTVVIDAHGIACGTRHIALVTRQGEIFSWGEESGGRLGHGVGADVSHPKLIGTLSGMNVELVACGEYHTCAVTISGELYTWGDGTNNFGLLGHGREVSHWIPKKISGHMEGIHISYISCGLWHTAAVTSAGRLFTFGDGSFGALGHGDHSSTSTPREVETLRGLRTARVACGAWHTAAVVAIIKESYMSEDSGNSAFGKLYTWGDGDKGRLGHGDEVSRLAPECVAALVNKNFCQVACGHSLTVALTTSGHVYTMGSAACGQLGNPSADGKVPTRVEGTIADSFVEEIACGSCHVAVLTSKTEVYTWGRGSNGQLGHGDNDNRKTPTLVEFMKDKQVKSVVCGSNLTAVICLHKWASGADHSVCSNCHNPFGFRRKRHNCYNCGLVFCKACSSKKVLRAALAPNVNKPYRVCDDCYTKLKKAAEASSVVRNPKIRSGHVHHKSCETADKETLMPMLRATLSRISSFGSGNHTESKIPKPERKPEARDNRVFPMLNGHLQLGAFTLSKASTSLDGDPGKFMSASMPTSRKSSVFASPVSGKSSPRQSSEDILEDPKLVNGSLSREIISLRAQVEDLTFKSQRLEAELQRTLKKLNEVSAVATDEAEKCKSAKEVINSLTAQLKEMAERMPEGHVASCNAGSTPHAITFVNQLSKENPQTNMTTPQMESNGNSMDRILGNGTKSQSGKVERVLQDEPGVYITLCSLPGGGNELRRVRFSRRHFTEEAAERWWADNGAMLCERHNIQSAE from the exons ATGGCTATGGCTAGTCCTCAGAGAATCGGTCCGGCCGACAGGGATATCGACCAG GCCATAGCGGCGCTTAAGAAAGGCGCGACTTTGTTAAAATACGGGCGCAGAGGGAAGCCGAAATTCTGCCCTTTCCGGCTTTCTAAT gaTGAGGCTTTACTGATATGGTACTCTGGAAAAGAAGAGAAACATGTTAGACTTAGTCATGTTACTACCATTATTCCTGGGCAGCGTACT GCAATATTTCAGCGGTATCCACGACCAGAAAAGGAGTACCAatcattttctcttctttacAATGATAGATCCTTGGACTTG ATATGTAAAGACAAGGATGAGGCTGAAGTTTGGTTTGTTGGTCTTAAGGCATTAATTACTCGAGGTTCCTACCGGCATTTTAGAAGTGAGTCAAGAAGTGACAACAGTGTATCAACAGATACCCCCCTTGCTCATACTCGAAGAAGTTCTCCATCAATCGCACCATTCACCTGT ACACAACAGGATGCTGCAGGAGATACTGAGGGACTTCCTTTGGAGACTGCCCCAACAAATAGATTAGGAAGGGCATTTGCTGACATAATATCATATACTGATGCTACCAAGACTCAAGCTGAGTCACCTCCTATTTCCTCATTATCACCTGCATCTGTAGATAATTCAAATGGTCGAAGTTCCACATCTGAAGCAATTCGAATTAGTTTATCTAGTGCCGTAAGCTCATCAAGTCAAGGTTCTTGTCCAGATGACTTTGATGCTTTAGGAGATGTTTTTATTTGGGGTGAAAGTATTAATGGTGGAGTACTAGGAGGCAATGTAGATAGAATAGGAAGATCAGTTTCTTCCAGTATGGATGCTCTCCTGCCCAAGGCATTGGAATCAACAGTGGTCATAGATGCTCATGGAATTGCTTGTGGTACCAGACATATTGCACTGGTCACCAGGCAAGGGGAAATTTTCAGTTGGGGAGAGGAGTCAGGAGGCAGGCTGGGTCATGGTGTAGGAGCAGATGTTTCCCACCCTAAGCTCATTGGCACTCTTAGTGGCATGAATGTTGAATTAGTTGCTTGTGGGGAGTATCATACCTGTGCTGTTACAATTTCTGGAGAGCTCTATACATGGGGTGATGGCACTAATAATTTTGGTCTACTTGGACATGGACGTGAAGTTAGTCACTGGATTCCCAAAAAGATAAGTGGTCATATGGAAGGTATACACATATCCTATATCTCTTGCGGACTGTGGCATACAGCTGCTGTGACCTCAGCTGGTCGGTTATTTACATTTGGGGATGGTTCTTTTGGTGCTTTAGGCCATGGAGATCATAGTAGCACAAGTACTCCACGAGAGGTGGAAACTTTGAGAGGGCTGAGAACAGCAAGGGTTGCTTGTGGCGCTTGGCACACTGCTGCAGTTGTTGCAATAATAAAGGAATCATATATGTCTGAGGATTCTGGTAACTCTGCTTTTGGAAAGCTGTACACCTGGGGCGATGGAGATAAAGGCCGACTTGGACATGGCGATGAAGTTTCTAGACTAGCTCCTGAATGTGTAGCTGCATTGGTTAATAAAAATTTCTGTCAAGTAGCATGTGGGCATAGTCTCACAGTTGCCCTTACAACATCAGGACATGTATATACAATGGGAAGCGCTGCTTGTGGACAGCTTGGCAATCCTTCAGCTGATGGAAAAGTTCCCACTCGTGTTGAAGGTACAATTGCAGATAGCTTCGTCGAAGAAATTGCCTGTGGTTCTTGTCATGTGGCAGTTTTGACTTCCAAGACAGAGGTTTATACTTGGGGAAGGGGTTCAAATGGGCAATTAGGACACGGAGACAATGATAATAGAAAGACACCTACTCTCGTTGAATTTATGAAGGATAAACAAGTAAAGAGTGTAGTATGTGGTTCAAACCTTACTGCAGTCATTTGTCTTCATAAATGGGCATCTGGTGCTGACCATTCCGTTTGCTCTAATTGTCATAATCCCTTTGGTTTCAGAAGAAAACGTCATAATTGTTATAATTGTGGGTTAGTTTTCTGTAAAGCATGCAGCAGCAAGAAAGTTCTGAGAGCTGCCTTGGCTCCAAATGTGAACAAGCCCTATCGGGTGTGTGATGATTGTTATACTAAACTAAAGAAAGCTGCAGAAGCTAGTTCTGTTGTACGAAATCCCAAAATTAGAAGTGGACATGTACACCATAAATCCTGTGAGACGGCAGACAAAGAGACTCTAATGCCTATGTTACGGGCAACACTGTCCAGAATTTCATCCTTTGGCTCAGGCAACCATACTGAAAGCAAGATTCCTAAGCCTGAAAGAAAACCAGAAGCGCGTGATAATCGTGTCTTTCCAATGCTAAATGGACATTTGCAGTTAGGGGCCTTTACTTTGTCAAAAGCATCAACTTCCCTTGATGGAGATCCAGGAAAGTTCATGTCAGCGTCCATGCCTACTTCCAGAAAGTCTTCTGTGTTTGCATCTCCTGTTTCAGGAAAGTCAAGCCCACGTCAGTCTTCTGAAGACATTCTTGAGGACCCAAAGTTAGTAAATGGAAGTTTGAGCCGAGAAATTATCAGTTTAAGGGCACAG GTAGAAGACCTTACTTTCAAATCCCAACGACTTGAAGCTGAACTTCAAAGAACATTAAAGAAATTGAACGAGGTCTCTGCAGTAGCTACCGATGAAGCTGAAAAATGCAAATCTGCAAAGGAAGTTATCAATTCTCTAACTGCTCAG TTGAAGGAGATGGCTGAAAGAATGCCAGAAGGACATGTTGCAAGTTGCAATGCAGGTTCAACTCCTCATGCCATCACTTTTGTAAATCAGTTATCCAAAGAGAACCCTCAGACAAATATGACTACTCCTCAAATGGAGTCCAATGGCAATTCAATGGATCGGATCTTAGGGAATGGAACTAAATCACAGAGTGGAAAGGTAGAGCGAGTTCTACAAGATGAACCTGGTGTCTATATAACTTTATGCTCCTTGCCGGGCGGTGGTAATGAACTCAGACGTGTTCGCTTCAG TCGGAGACATTTCACTGAAGAAGCAGCAGAGAGATGGTGGGCAGATAATGGCGCAATGTTGTGCGAGCGGCACAATATACAAAGTGCAGAGTAG